The sequence CTGGTTCTTGGCGCCGGGCGCTTTCGCGCTCCCTCCCTTACCTCGTCTGTGGTATGCTGCTGGGCTTTGATCGGGCGTGGTCCGGATCGCTCGACACAGAGTTTCGCCGGGCGCCGAGAGCCCCTTCGCGCACTGAACCAAAGCTATAGGCATCAGCAGGTTGCCGACTAATAAAGGAATGCCGTTTCATGGGTGAACTGGCCAAAGAAATCCTTCCAGTCAATATCGAAGACGAGCTGAAACAGTCCTACCTCGATTACGCTATGAGCGTCATCGTCGGCCGGGCACTGCCGGACGTGCGTGACGGCCTCAAGCCCGTACACCGGCGCGTGCTGTTCGCCATGAGCGAGCTGGGCAACGACTGGAACAAGGCATACAAGAAGTCCGCCCGTGTGGTCGGTGACGTGATCGGTAAATACCACCCGCACGGCGACTCGGCCGTTTATGACACCATCGTGCGGATGGCGCAGGACTTCTCCATGCGTTACCCGCTGGTTGACGGGCAGGGCAACTTCGGCTCGATCGACGGTGATAATGCCGCCGCCATGCGTTATACCGAAGTGCGGATGGCCAAGCTGGCACATGAGCTGCTGGCCGATCTGGACAAGGAAACCGTCGACTGGGTGCCCAACTATGACGGCACCGAACAGATCCCCGAGGTTTTGCCGACCAAGGTCCCCAATTTGCTGGTCAACGGTTCCAGCGGGATTGCCGTGGGCATGGCTACCAATATTCCGCCGCACAACCTGACCGAAGTGATCAATGGCTGTCTGGCGCTGATTGCCAACCCCGATCTGGGTGTTGACGAGCTAATGGAGTACATTCCAGGCCCCGACTTCCCCACCGCCGGCATCATCAATGGCCGCGCCGGTATCGTCGAGGCCTATCGCACTGGTCGCGGGCGCATTTATGTGCGGGCGCGCTGTGAAATCGAAGATATCGACAAGGTCGGTGGGCGTCAGCAGATCATCATCAACGAGCTTCCCTATCAGTTGAACAAGGCGCGGCTGATCGAGAAGATCGCCGAGCTGGTCAAGGAGAAGAAGCTCGAAGGTATCACCGAGCTGCGTGATGAGTCCGACAAGGACGGTATCCGGGTGGTGATCGAGCTGCGTCGTGGCGAAGTACCGGAAGTGGTACTCAACAACCTCTACGCCCAGACCCAGATGCAGAGCGTGTTCGGCATCAATATTGTCGGCCTGCTCGACGGCCAGCCAAAGATCCTGAATCTCAAGGAACTGCTCGAAGCCTTTATCCGTCACCGTCGTGAAGTGGTGACCCGGCGCACCGTGTACGAGCTGCGCAAGGCCCGTGAGCGCGGCCATATCCTTGAAGGTCAGGCGGTAGCCCTGTCCAACATCGACCCGGTTATCGAGCTGATCAAGGCATCGCCGACTCCGGCTGAGGCCAAGGAACGCCTGATTGCCACAGCCTGGGAACCGGGCGCCGTGGTGGAGATGGTCAAGCGCGCTGGCGCCGAGTCCTGCCGCCCGGAAGGGCTCGATGAGCAGTACGGTCTGCGTGAGGGCAAGTACTACCTGTCACCGGAGCAGGCTCAGGCAATTCTGGAATTGCGTCTGCACCGCCTGACCGGTCTGGAGCACGAGAAGCTGCTGGGCGAGTACCAGGAAATTCTGGTTCAGATTGGCGAGCTGCTGCGTATCCTCAACAGCCAGGAACGGCTGATGGAAGTGATCGTCGAAGAGCTGGAGCAGGTCAAAACCAGCTATGGCGATGAGCGCCGTACCGAGATCGTTGCTTCGCGCCTGGACCTGACCATTGCCGACCTGATTACCGAGGAAGATCGGGTAGTCACCATTTCCCATGGCGGTTACGCCAAGAGCCAGCCGCTGGCCGACTATCAGGCGCAGCGCCGTGGTGGTCGGGGCAAGGCCGCCACCGGGGTCAAGGACGAGGACTACGTTGAACACCTGCTGGTAGCTCACAGTCATACCACCCTGCTGCTGTTCTCCAGCAAGGGCAAGGTCTACTGGCTCAAGACCTATGAGATTCCCGAGGCCTCGCGCACCGCTCGAGGCCGGCCGCTGGTCAATCTGCTGCCGCTGGACGAAGGTGAGAAGATCACCACCATGCTGCCGGTTGATGAGTACACCGAAGGCTGGTTCATCTTCATGGCCACCGCCAATGGTACGGTCAAGAAAACCCCGCTGGAGCAGTTCAGTCGCCAGCGTAGTGTTGGTCTGATTGCCCTGGATCTGGATGAGGGGGATCGACTGATTGCCGCCGCGCTGACCGATGGTCAGCGTGAAGTCATGCTGTTCTCCGATGGCGGCAAGGTGACTCGCTTCCAGGAATCCGACGTGCGGGCCATGGGGCGGACTGCCCGGGGTGTCCGTGGC is a genomic window of Halopseudomonas phragmitis containing:
- the gyrA gene encoding DNA gyrase subunit A — translated: MGELAKEILPVNIEDELKQSYLDYAMSVIVGRALPDVRDGLKPVHRRVLFAMSELGNDWNKAYKKSARVVGDVIGKYHPHGDSAVYDTIVRMAQDFSMRYPLVDGQGNFGSIDGDNAAAMRYTEVRMAKLAHELLADLDKETVDWVPNYDGTEQIPEVLPTKVPNLLVNGSSGIAVGMATNIPPHNLTEVINGCLALIANPDLGVDELMEYIPGPDFPTAGIINGRAGIVEAYRTGRGRIYVRARCEIEDIDKVGGRQQIIINELPYQLNKARLIEKIAELVKEKKLEGITELRDESDKDGIRVVIELRRGEVPEVVLNNLYAQTQMQSVFGINIVGLLDGQPKILNLKELLEAFIRHRREVVTRRTVYELRKARERGHILEGQAVALSNIDPVIELIKASPTPAEAKERLIATAWEPGAVVEMVKRAGAESCRPEGLDEQYGLREGKYYLSPEQAQAILELRLHRLTGLEHEKLLGEYQEILVQIGELLRILNSQERLMEVIVEELEQVKTSYGDERRTEIVASRLDLTIADLITEEDRVVTISHGGYAKSQPLADYQAQRRGGRGKAATGVKDEDYVEHLLVAHSHTTLLLFSSKGKVYWLKTYEIPEASRTARGRPLVNLLPLDEGEKITTMLPVDEYTEGWFIFMATANGTVKKTPLEQFSRQRSVGLIALDLDEGDRLIAAALTDGQREVMLFSDGGKVTRFQESDVRAMGRTARGVRGMRLAEGQRLVSMLIAEADTQILTASERGYGKRTAVEEFPQYKRGGQGVIAMVTNERNGPLVGAIQVVDGDEIMLISDQGTLVRTRVSEVSKLSRNTQGVTLIKLANGEKLVGLERVQEPEESDELLDEDAVADGVDVEVKESGDGGEPPVSEQE